ACCGCACTGCACAGCGCATTCTGTCGCTACGGGGTCAATCCGGTGCACCCGATACCGCGGCAAGGCACTCGCGAACCACCGTGACGACCTCCGTCGAAGGGTCCGCCCACTTGCTGAGCCCCAACCGGTCCAGCAACAGTCCGCCGAGGAACACGTCGACAAAAGCGGCGCCGACGTGTTCGGGTGTCGGGGAATCGGCGGGATCGAACCACACCCACATCCACTCCAGTGATCCCCACAGCTGCAGTGCCGCCAGTTCGACGTCCACGCTTCGGAATACACCGCTCTCGATCCCGCTGCGGATCTCGTCGATCGCGAGCGTCTGCAGTTGATGGCGCAACTTCCGAACTTGCTGCATTGCAGGGTCATCCGACAACTGAACCACC
This window of the Mycobacterium sp. 050128 genome carries:
- a CDS encoding TetR/AcrR family transcriptional regulator translates to MPRSPGRRSEILDAFVRYVAERGYDRTNMGDIADELGMSKGTIVHHFGTKAQMLRELEETHLAVQLDALRMVWDRLAAPHERIAAIIYASALLQVIARDATVASQREVVQLSDDPAMQQVRKLRHQLQTLAIDEIRSGIESGVFRSVDVELAALQLWGSLEWMWVWFDPADSPTPEHVGAAFVDVFLGGLLLDRLGLSKWADPSTEVVTVVRECLAAVSGAPD